One segment of Maridesulfovibrio ferrireducens DNA contains the following:
- the rsmA gene encoding 16S rRNA (adenine(1518)-N(6)/adenine(1519)-N(6))-dimethyltransferase RsmA, with the protein MEVRHKAKKSLGQNFLQDDNIARKIVDSLKISEGDSVIEIGPGRGALTKHILEASPKKLMLIEMDRYLAPALAEEYPTAEVVQEDALKFLWEELDSGENWKIIGNLPYNVASKIMWDIASKSPAVNCVFMVQHEVGLRITAKQGSRKYGGISAWIQSFCQTQYLFQVPPTVFKPKPKVDSAVIKFYSLPNSEKPSDPEGLANLIKFCFQYRRKQLGNTLKSFVSDSLLQWMEEEGLTLKDRPEALSPLQFQGLYNCIKKDFPS; encoded by the coding sequence GTGGAAGTCAGACATAAGGCGAAGAAGAGTTTAGGTCAGAATTTTTTACAAGATGATAATATAGCTCGTAAAATTGTGGACAGTCTTAAGATTTCAGAAGGTGATTCTGTTATTGAGATCGGTCCCGGTCGGGGTGCTTTGACCAAGCATATACTGGAAGCCTCTCCTAAAAAGCTGATGCTGATTGAGATGGACAGGTATCTTGCGCCTGCGCTTGCGGAAGAGTATCCGACCGCAGAAGTTGTTCAGGAAGATGCTTTGAAATTTTTATGGGAAGAGCTTGATTCTGGTGAAAATTGGAAAATTATCGGTAACTTGCCATATAATGTCGCGTCAAAAATTATGTGGGATATTGCTTCCAAGAGTCCAGCTGTAAATTGTGTTTTTATGGTGCAGCATGAAGTGGGACTCAGAATCACTGCTAAGCAGGGTTCACGAAAATATGGCGGGATCAGCGCATGGATACAAAGTTTTTGTCAAACTCAGTATCTTTTTCAAGTTCCTCCGACAGTTTTTAAGCCAAAACCGAAAGTGGACTCCGCAGTCATAAAATTTTATTCATTGCCGAATAGTGAAAAACCCAGTGATCCCGAGGGGCTTGCTAACCTCATAAAATTCTGTTTCCAGTATAGGAGGAAACAGTTAGGTAACACACTGAAATCATTCGTTTCTGATTCTTTGTTACAGTGGATGGAGGAAGAGGGTCTTACACTCAAAGATCGGCCCGAAGCCTTGTCTCCTCTGCAGTTTCAAGGGTTGTATAATTGCATTAAAAAAGATTTTCCCTCTTGA
- a CDS encoding HU family DNA-binding protein, translating into MSSFKEEGQMTKAELVVKIAEKAGMTKADAERCLNYFLDTVEETLVNEGKLTLTGFGTFQVDERKERVGRNPRTGDEIKIPACKVVKFRPGKLLKDAVK; encoded by the coding sequence ATTTCCAGTTTTAAGGAGGAAGGACAGATGACTAAGGCTGAACTAGTAGTAAAGATTGCTGAGAAAGCAGGTATGACTAAAGCTGACGCAGAGCGTTGCCTCAACTATTTTCTCGACACAGTTGAAGAAACTCTTGTAAACGAAGGCAAGCTGACCCTTACAGGTTTCGGAACTTTTCAGGTAGATGAAAGAAAAGAGCGCGTTGGTCGCAATCCTCGTACTGGCGATGAAATTAAAATTCCCGCTTGTAAAGTTGTTAAATTCCGTCCCGGCAAGTTGCTCAAAGACGCTGTAAAATAA
- the rpsU gene encoding 30S ribosomal protein S21: MPGVYLEDSDNFEIALRRFKKQVEKAGVLSELKKRQHYEKPSVQRKKKKAAARKRLIKKMRKMSMG, translated from the coding sequence TTGCCCGGTGTATACCTTGAAGATTCTGATAATTTCGAAATAGCTCTTCGCCGTTTTAAAAAACAGGTTGAAAAAGCTGGAGTTCTTTCTGAACTCAAAAAACGTCAGCACTATGAGAAACCTAGCGTACAGCGTAAGAAGAAAAAAGCTGCCGCACGCAAAAGGTTGATTAAAAAAATGCGCAAAATGTCAATGGGTTAA
- a CDS encoding GatB/YqeY domain-containing protein, with amino-acid sequence MSLIEQIDKDYIAAYKAKDDVKKAVLRHLKTAIKNRMVDGGGEVTDEDVLDLVAKQIKQRKDAIEQYESAGRPELAEKEAVEIVALSGYMPPELSSEELEAAVEKAIAELGASSIKDMGKVMQAITAAHKGQFDGKVLSGLVRSRLS; translated from the coding sequence ATGAGTCTTATTGAGCAGATTGATAAAGACTATATCGCGGCTTATAAAGCCAAAGACGATGTAAAAAAGGCTGTTTTGAGACATCTCAAGACAGCTATAAAAAATCGCATGGTCGACGGCGGTGGCGAAGTCACCGACGAAGATGTGCTTGATCTTGTTGCAAAGCAGATTAAGCAGCGTAAGGACGCCATTGAGCAGTACGAAAGTGCTGGACGTCCTGAACTTGCCGAGAAAGAGGCTGTAGAAATTGTTGCCCTTTCAGGTTACATGCCACCCGAGCTTTCTTCCGAGGAACTCGAGGCCGCTGTAGAAAAGGCAATTGCCGAACTCGGAGCATCTTCTATCAAGGATATGGGTAAAGTGATGCAAGCCATCACGGCTGCTCATAAGGGACAGTTTGACGGAAAAGTTCTTAGCGGACTTGTTCGTTCACGTCTTTCCTGA